The nucleotide window GAGTACTGGAGTGCGGTTTAGGAtggtaaaacacacaatcaattactacaataataacaataataatgtcaagtgtgtaatctttctaagaaaacggtgcataaatgtttatttacaaaggTCACATGGCCCCTATGCACTTCAAATTTCGTGAAAAGGAGTCAGAGGCTGTGTATGAGCCTACTTTGAGTCACTGTAAGTTCATCTTAAGCCTAGgtcactgaattttattaattcattcagctatttatttatttattttaagatttcGCCATAAGACCAAGCTATTTCAGAAGTGATTTTCGCTCCTAATTATAGTTTAgcttactttttaattataaggtcaagcaggtctggagctaggCTGTAGGTTTCGAAGCTAAATCATGATGAGTTAAAGTATTCAGAGTGAAGGTTATGCATGATCCAAAGTATGctgcgttattattattactattattagtttattcctTTTTAGAACACTTGGAGTCTGGATGCCATTGTGtggccagactgtgaaactACAAGCAGTAGAAGGAAGACATGCTGCAAATGCATTGAGAAGTGATGCTATTATTGCTTGACTTTGACTAttgattcccccccccccccccatgaaaTCCAAAAAGAGCACTTTTTTGAATTTTGAACATGAGTACATCCAGAGGGTAcggaattaatatttaattccgaattaatattaatatactgtattttgtatggctACCCACTCAGTGGCTTTATGTGCAATCTTTGAGTGGTCTAGGCATGTTTGAGTCgctgtacagcaaaacaagcgTTCTGCACACGTACAGAGTATGAGGCGGAGCTAATGTACTGTGACGTCGCTCGGTTCCCTTGCTTTCATTTAGGTCCTATAGAGGAGTATAACAGGCGTGTCTCTGGCTCCCCAGCTTCATAGATTCTCTTCTCGTCGACTGGGAAAAGAAGCAGCGAGGATGTCAGGCAGAGGAAAGGGCGGCAAAGGCCTTGGGAAAGGAGGCGCCAAGCGTCATCGTAAAGTGCTTCGcgataacatccagggtatcacaAAGCCGGCTATTCGCCGTCTGGCTCGTCGTGGTGGCGTCAAGCGTATCTCTGGTCTGATCTACGAAGAGACCCGCGGTGTGCTCAAAGTGTTCTTGGAAAACGTGATCAGAgacgcagtcacgtacactgagcatgccaaaagaaagaccgtcaccgctatggatgtggtgtacgccctgaagcgccagggacgcactctgtatggattcggaggttaaacgctcggcctgaacagctctaaacacaacggctcttttaagagccacccacaaatccagcaaaagaGCCTGTTTCTATTCTTAGTTTgttatcaaataaggcagtcgATCTCCCGCATactctgtattaaaatgtaatataccggaagaatacatgtgtgtatatatacatataatagatatgtctgtatatatgtattgttttccattttgcCCCCCGTGTGCGTTGGTTAAATCCGAACTATATGTCTTAATAAATCCTGATAGAAAAAAAatcgccgtcaacgccgctgtgccgaaaaacagaaaaacagccctgtaGATTAAGAATGCGCGGGATAGAATGTTGCAAGaatcatatttgtttgtttgtttcaatatAGTCAATGATGGTGGTTATGAATCTCCCGGTTAAGAagctaattttatatatatgaagaatACATATAGTTTTCAATTTCCCCCGTATGCGTTGATTAAACGTTTGAATAAATTCAGAATatcgccgtcaacgccgctgTGGCGAAAAATAATGTGCCGTCTGCACGGTGGGTAAAAATGCGCGGGTAGGCGAACAAAGAGAATGCTGCTCTGGGGAGGGGGAAGGGAAGGGGAGaatagggaggggaggggaggggaatgaagggtggggggttggCAAGAAGAGAGCGGACAATTTGTTGTCCAATGGTCGTTTGACGGCATTCTGGAGGCGGTACCTCGTCTAATTAAAATGCTAGAGTCTAAATAATGTGGGAGCTTATCGCCTCCCCCtcattcttcagtcttactcgacgaggagcagtatgcctgagccagctaagtccgcgcccaagaagggatccaagaaagccgtgaccaagacggccgggaaaggcggcaagaagcgcagaaagtccaggaaggagagctatgccatctacgtgtacaaggtgctgaagcaggtccaCCCTGACACTGGAATCTCCTCTAAAGCGATGGGCATCATGAACTCGTTCGTGAACGACATCTTCGAGCGCATCGCCGGTGAGTCTTCTCGTTTGGCTCACTACAACAAACGTTCTACTATCACCTCTAGGGAGATCCAGACTGCTGTGCGTCTGCTCCTTCCCGGTGAGTTGGCCAAGCACGCCGTGTCAGAGGGCACAAAGGCCGTCACCAAGTACACGAGCTCCAAGTAAATAGTGATAGCGGCATAATccaaacccaacggctcttttaagagccacccacggtTTCTTCCAAAGAGCAGTTTTATTCAAGAACCAAGTAAGttataatactaattattattattattattattattattatttattagagaGTGCCTTTATTGTTACATACTtattgatgtatgtatgtaaatcaacttacttaattgtttgtttgcatttaattggtatagtgtacTAGGATTCAGGGACAGAGCAGCAAACTAAAATACTGTGCCATACTAACTGTATGGAGTGGGCTTGTAGTGCTAAGTGGGATAAATGAAGCTGCACATCACCTGTGAAAGACCAGTCCAGAGGAGATCAGCCTTACAGGTGGGGAAGAGTGAGGCAGGAAACCATACTAGGGTTGACTTAAACCCTAGAATTACACACCtgatctttgtaatgaaagctgtctagtgtatataaccaggcatacggttaggctctcccacaagccttttTTGTTGGGTCACAGAAGGGTGAAGTTAGTTAAAGCCTTAGGTTTATGGTGGGATTTGAGTGAACAAAAGTAGGTTCAGAGCAaggcttttgatgtagagggtcgaagtaaggcaaaaggacgagggtagaataattaaattgaggtagcgtaagtaaaaaagtatggcggtgaaagtgtgtttagtgcagatgtgatctaggaagagtgagtaacagtggctttgtaaggaggcctcaggtttatgatgaaggtggattgagttaaagtgaccgtgagcttaggcctttgccttaggatacaaaggaaggttcagtaaaagtgagtttcaacataagccatcagcctgatgattcggatacacatggcctcggcctactgaggactgcacatctaagtagaatggtcatgactgcatggaatgggttaagtgaaagcaaaagtttagtgtgttgcttattgagatagagggaaggatggggttaatttgttttaggacaagaatgagattgcagttgtttcatgtgaggggttcgaatgaggatggagtgattttgtataatggttggatgaaggatggggttatttcattttagggttggagagagaaggtggtggggtttgtattagagtatgaatgaaaatgggttattttattttggggttagacggcggatggggttattttgtttcattgttagaatgatgttaaggttatgttgtactaggttaagagggaggacagagttattttgtattaggactattttgttgggtcacaaaaagatgaatttggttgaagccttaggttaatgttgagattcgagcgagcaagaataggttcagagctagacttttgatgtagagggttgaagcaaggcaaaaggacgagggtagagtaaataaaatagtatggcggtcaaaggcctcaggtttatgatgaaggtggattgagttaaagtgaccgtgagcttaggcctttgccttaggatacaaaggaagattcagtaaaagtaaaacagtttcaacataagccatcagcctgatgttttggatacacatggcctcggcctactgaggaatgcacatctaagtagaatggtcatgactgcatggaatgggttaaatgaaagtaaaagtttaaaaataattatttggtgtgttgcttagtgagatagagggaaggatggggttaatttgttttaggacaagaatgagattggagttgtttcatgtgaggggttcgaatgaggatggagtgattttgtataatggttggaggaaggatggggttatttcattttagggttggagagagaaggtggtggggtttttattagagtatgaatgaaaatgggttattttattttggggttagacggcggatggggttatttggtttcatggttagaatgctgttaaggttatgttgtactaggtgaagagggaggacagagttattttgtattaggactacttggttgggtcacaaaaagatgaatttggttgaagccttaggttaatggtgagattcgagcgagcaagaataggttcagagctagacttttgatgtagagggtcggagcaaggcaaaaagacgagggtagagtaagtaaatttaggtagcgtaagtaaaaaagtatggcggtgaaagtgtgttcagtgcagatgtgatctaggaagagtgagtaacagtagctttgtaaacgaggcctcaggtttatgatggaggtggattgtgttaaagtgactgtgagcttaggcctttgccttaggaaggttcagaaaaagtgaatttcaacattggccatcagcctgatgatttggatacacatggcctcggcctactgaagaatgcacatctaagtagaatggtcatgtctgcatggaatgggttaaatgaaagtaaaagtttaaaaataataatttggtgtgttgcttattgggatagagggagggatggggttaatttgttttagtacaagaatgagattggagttgtttcatgtgaggggttcgaatgaggatggagtgattttgtataatggttggaggaaggatggtgttatttcattttagggttggagagagatggtggtggggtttgtattagagtatgaataaaaatgggttattttattttggggttagaccgcggatggggttattttgtttcatggttagaatgatgttaaggttatgttgtactaggttaagagggaggacagagttattttgtattaggactatttggtttggttaactaaaagatgaatttggttgaagtcttaggttaatggtgagattcgagcgagcaagaataggttcatagatatttttttgatgtagagggtcggagcaatgcaaaaggacgagggtagagtaagtaaaatagtatggcggtcaaaggcctcagttttatgatgaaggtggattgagttaaagtgacggtgagcttaagcctttgccttaggatacaaaggaaggttcagtaaaagtgagtttcaacattagccatcagcctgatgatttggatacacatggcctcggcctactgaggaatgcacatctaagtagaatggtcatgactgcatggaatgggttaaatgaaagtaaaagtttaaaaataataatttggtgtgttgcttattgagatagagggagggatggggttaatttgttttaggacaagaatgagatttgagttgtttcatgtgaggggttcgaatgaggatggagtgattttgtataatggttggaggaaggatggggttattttatttagggttggagagagaaaatggttattttctattagggttaaaatgaaaaatggggttttagggtttaaatgagcttgggtttattttgtattggggttagagtgaaggtgcagttattttgtattaggcttGAAAAAGGGCatgattgttttttgttatgtttagaataagttttgtctttttttttttttgttattttgttttttgtgttttagggttgggggggtgtatgcagttattttgtgttagggttagtatgagaTTTTTGGCTATGGTATATTGGGTGTGTTACGAGTGCGTATTAGGGGACCTATGGAGAGCCGTTCCGAGTGTGGAAGCGCCAGTGACAAAGACGCATCGACGGTGGAAGTCATACTGCGCACACACggcaacactgtgctttacacactCCTCAAGGTCGCCTCGCACGACGAGCAAAACAACGCACCCACGTCTCGGATGCCCAGCACGCTCTCGCCGAGGCTCTCCTCCAACGCACCGGATAACACTCGCCCAGTTGGTGGCACCTTTTGTCGCCGTTTTCCACCGATTAGCACGCCAAATGCGCCGCCGCCCGTTCGGCACGCCGGTAGCGTGGCACGCTTCGGTGAGCGCCGTATCAAACGCGGCGTCGTTACGCTGCCCTTCCCGTCTTCTCAACACACGGTGGAGCCTCTCGGAGACGAAAGAGCATTTCTACGCTCGCCAAGTTGAGCTTTCGCCCATATTTCGCTCGACAAAcgccgagagaaaacacaagtgcgaGACCGTCGCTGCCACACGGCTGTGCGGCATCGAGCGAGTTGAGTCTACAACGTTCTCATGTGGCTTTTAAGGGCCGGCCCCCTCGCTGCAGCGGGAGGTTCTACAGaacgctgcagcagtttgtgctcactcgcgctcacagcaaagcagaacgatggcagaagtcgctccagccccagccgcctcggcgcccgccaaggcccccaagaagaaggccgccgcccgccccaagaaagccggccccagcgtgggcgagctcatcgtcaaggccgtctcggcttccaaggagaggagcggcgtgtctctcgccgccctgaagaaagccctggctgccggcggctacgacgtcgagaagaacaactcacgcgttaagctcgccgtcaagagcctcgtcaccaagggcactctggtgcagaccaaaggcaccggcgcgtcgggctctttcaagcttaacaagaagcaggccgaggcaaagaagaagccggccgccaagaaaccggcacctaaagctaagaagccggccgccaagaaaccagtcgcggccaagaagcccaagaaggtagcagccaagaaacccactgcggctaagaaatcccccaagaaggccaagaagcccgtcgcggccgctaagaaggcagcgaagagccccaagaaggccaagaagccggcGGCTCCCAAAAAGGCGACCAAGAGCCCAAAGAAAGCCAAAACGGTCAAGCCTAAAGCAGCTAAGCCCAAGGCGGCGAAGGCGAAAAAGGCTGCCCCTAAGAAGAAGTAAACAGTAACGCCGTTTACCTTCATGTCTTGTTTCTCTattcaacggctcttttaagagccacccacagtttcataaaaaaacagcttttttccccccttgttaCTGCACAATGAattgattgttaaaaaaaaaaaaaacactcaacaacacaaaaatagctCTCATTAGTTTCCCCaaacaataattatatatgataAATATTCTTTGGGGTTTGGTTTGGTCTTTCCTTCTATGACCACTGTTTGGTCGAACGTGTTACATTTGAGCTGGAAAGGGAAAGGAAACGCGGGGCACGAGTGGGGgtaaatgtttctttctttaacccgttttctttcttcctttctctctctcgctcacacagacacacagcacgagaggaggagggggtcgggtaggaaagcgagcagaggtgggaggacgctagagtctgacggcggaaatgcgattggctgttggtgcgcgtagcttttagccaataggACCGTAGGCGATTTTGCTATATCAACGGCGCTCGTTGGCCGGCGTGCATTATTTCAGCTTTGTTCGACGAACACGACTGACGCGAATCATGAGTGGAAGAGGCAAAACCGGTGGTAAAGCTAGGGCCAAGGCTAAGACTCGTTCGTCCCGCGCCGGACTGCAGTTCCCAGTTGGCCGTGTGCACAGGCTCCTGCGTAAAGGCAACTACGCTGAGCGGGTCGGCGCCGGCGCTCCCGTCTACTTGGCCGCCGTCCTGGAGTATCTCACCGCTGAGATTCTCGAGTTGGCTGGCAACGCCGCCCGCGACAACAAGAAGACCCGTATCATCCCCCGTCACCtgcagctggctgttcgtaacgacgaggagctgaacaaactgctcgGAGGAGTCACTATCGCCCAAGGTGGTGTGCTGCCCAACATTCAGGCTGTACTGCTGCCTAAGAAGACCGAGAAGACTGTGAAGACAAAGTAAATTGGCGCTCTCCGTTGATTTATCTATACAcaaaggctcttttaagagccacccattttttctaagaaaagtgctgctcctttacaaacaacactacatattcttcacgtgatttccaactgcataaaaaaataatagctttatgaaccgagttattatataaacacactgccaTGCAATACACAATTGccctttttcatatatttcacgTACTGAGATCAACACCCTatgcatatgtgcatgtatacacacattctctcgctctctctcacacacacacacactgtgtttaatgttcgctgtaatgtacagtacattgattagtttgatcatattattgttcttattattatatattcttttaatgcttttttttctttgttgttttgtattacagGAGCCCGCCGTTTTGCTTTTAGGTTTGAAAAGAAGACGCCCAATAGTGTGTCACCGACGCATTGCCGGCCGCCCAATGGGAAACGGACAACTTCAAGACGCCCAATGAGCGGCAAGCGGCTTGAAAGCTTAAAAGCCATGTGAAGAGAGCGAGagctcattctctttcttttccccgagaggagcagagttcaacgcgatggcaagaaccaagcagACCGCCCGTAAGTCCACCGGTGGCAAGGCCCCGAGGAAGCAGCTCGCCACCAAGGCTGCTCGCAAGAGCGCCCCAGCCACCGGCGGCGTGAAAAAGCCTCACCGTTACAGGCCCGGCACCGTGGCTCTGAGGGAGATCCGCCGCTACCAGAAATCTACTGAGCTGCTGATCCGTAAGCTGCCCTTCCAGCGCCTAGTGCGTGAAATCGCtcaggacttcaagactgatctccgcttccagagctccgccgtcatggccctgcaggaggctagcgaggcgtacttggtgggtctgtttgaagatactaacctgtgcgctatccacgccaagagagtcaccatcatgcct belongs to Salminus brasiliensis chromosome 24, fSalBra1.hap2, whole genome shotgun sequence and includes:
- the LOC140546640 gene encoding uncharacterized protein, with translation MSGRGKGGKGLGKGGAKRHRKVLRDNIQGITKPAIRRLARRGGVKRISGLIYEETRGVLKVFLENVIRDAVTYTEHAKRKTVTAMDVVYALKRQNIAVNAAVAKNNVPSARWVKMRGGPMESRSECGSASDKDASTVEVILRTHGNTVLYTLLKVASHDEQNNAPTSRMPSTLSPRLSSNAPDNTRPVGGTFCRRFPPISTPNAPPPVRHAGSVARFGERRIKRGVVTLPFPFVRRTRLTRIMSGRGKTGGKARAKAKTRSSRAGLQFPVGRVHRLLRKGNYAERVGAGAPVYLAAVLEYLTAEILELAGNAARDNKKTRIIPRHLQLAVRNDEELNKLLGGVTIAQGGVLPNIQAVLLPKKTEKTVKTNNAMARTKQTARKSTGGKAPRKQLATKAARKSAPATGGVKKPHRYRPGTVALREIRRYQKSTELLIRKLPFQRLVREIAQDFKTDLRFQSSAVMALQEASEAYLVGLFEDTNLCAIHAKRVTIMPKLHRFSSRRLGKEAARMSGRGKGGKGLGKGGAKRHRKVLRDNIQGITKPAIRRLARRGGVKRISGLIYEETRGVLKVFLENVIRDAVTYTEHAKRKTVTAMDVVYALKRQGRTLYGFGG
- the LOC140546969 gene encoding histone H2B, producing MPEPAKSAPKKGSKKAVTKTAGKGGKKRRKSRKESYAIYVYKVLKQVHPDTGISSKAMGIMNSFVNDIFERIAGESSRLAHYNKRSTITSREIQTAVRLLLPGELAKHAVSEGTKAVTKYTSSK